The DNA window ACATGAAGCTACATTTTCTCCTTCATAGATTCTTAGCATTTTATTAACGTGTTTTTTATGCTTCCTCCACAGTATTTTAATCTGAAATTGTCTCAGTTCGGACCTTATCGAGTGGACTACAGCAAAACTGGACGGTCAGTATTTCAACCTCGATGCTAAAATGTGGTTTTGGTGGGATTCTTTGAGGTCTTCTTACAGAATTAAAACACATATTTGAAATGTGTGGAAATGTGATAATaacttgtttatttaaaatataacaCCGTGTTATCTTCACTTTAGTCACCTTGTGCTTGGAGGGAAGCGAGGCCATGTGGCTTGTATTGACTGGCATTCCAAAGACCTCATGTGCGAGATAAACGTGATGGAAACAGTTAACGATGTAAAGTAAGTTTTCCAGCCAGAATCTCAACACACCATGAATATCCCCTCAAATGCTGACAAATAAGTAAAAACCAACTTCTTACTTCTACAGGTGGCTCCACAGCGAGGCCATGTATGCCGTAGCTCAGAAGAAATGGTTGTACATATATGACTCTAAAGGGATAGAGCTTCACTGCATCCGCAAATTCAATGACGTCCTTCGTATGCAGTTTCTCCCCTACCACTTTTTGTTGGCAACTGCAGTAGgttcatttttttattgtcatgttTTGATTAAATCCAAAGTTTGGATCAAACATTTAACTGCTTAATAAAAGATTCTAAACATTAAACTTGAGTAGAGCAAACTCTGACATTGTTGAAGTCGTCACATTCTTCCCATATTTATTGCCATTCCTTCCTGGTTGCTGTTTAATTGTGCCTCCTTTCCATTGCTTTTTGTCCATATCTGTTTCAGTTTTCCTTTATTATTAGTGTTTTGAGACGGCGTTCATGGTAACCTCTAAAGTCAGAAATGTCAGACCTGCGTTGAGATTAATCTATTAATTGAATTTTCCATATTATACTATTTAAAATCTTGTCTAAATACAGAGATAATCACAATTACGTATGTGTGACACAGCTGTCCATGGCTCACATCGTGCAAACTTAATGTGATTTTCCACCTTCTTTAAAATGGTTAAAAGCAGTTCTGAGAAAGCTTGTTTTATCTTCAGCttgttttatcttttatatTTATCTGTCTTCAGAGCGCTACAAGTTTTCTACAATATCTCGACGTCTCTGTGGGAAAGGAGGTGGCGGCAATCTGCACCAAGACAGGCCGGCTGGATGTAATGTGCCAAAACCCCCACAACGCCATCATCCACTTGGGCCATCATAATGGCACGGTGACGCTCTGGTCGCCAAATCAGAAAGAAGCCCTCGTGAAGATGCTTTGCCATCAAGGAGCTGTGCGCTCTGTCGCTGTAGACAAGGCGGGCACGTGAGTCACCCAGAAGCTTCACATTCTTCAAGTGGGACGAAGTGCAGGAGCAGTTTCTCTGCATCAACACTTACATGAAACAATTAACGCAGGCATATGTGAATCTAATCCTGAGCAGCACAACAATATAAGGAAACTAGCTGATGCACAATGCCTGCTGTGCTCCTGTTGTGAGCAGCCCCTCTCTGTCCAACATGGTGTAACCTGCTGTCCTGCTCCCCCATTTTTGCAGCTATATGGTGACATCAGGCATGGATAAAAAGCTCAAGGTCTATGACATTAGGACCTTCAAGCCACTCAACTCCTACTTTATCCCCGCTGGAGCTTCTTGTTTGTCATTGAGCCAGAGAGGGCTGTTGTCTGCAGCAACAGGCGATGTTGTTCAGGTCAGCATCAATTAAACACTGCACAAGTAGTGCTTTCTTACTTACTGGCTTTATGGAATGAAGGAAGTATTGAAACTCTTTTTAGGTGTACAAGGATGTGTGGAACAGTCCGGTGACTAAACCCTACATGGCCCACAGAGTTCGAGGAACGGTTTGGGGACTGCAGTTCTGTCCGTTTGAAGATGTCCTTGGGGTGGGGCATGGCGACGGGTTCACCAGCATGCTGGTACCAGGTCTGACCATGGTCCATTTTACCTTAATTACAGATAAAAAATTTTACAGTGAAGTGAGTTGGGAGACTGCATTAATCTCTTAATTTTGATAAGCATCATGGATTTATTTCCATCGACAGGTGCGGGTGAGCCAaactttgatggcctggatgcaAATCCATATCGCAGTGTGAAGCAGAGGCAGGAGTGGGAGGTTAAAGCCCTGCTGGAGAAGATCCAGCCTGAACTCATCAGCCTCAACCCCATTGAGCTGGGACAGGTGGACCGCGCCACCTTTCAGCAACGGCACCAAGACAGGGTCCAGGCGCTGGTCAGTGTCTGCACAAATAATGCATGCATTTAGAATATACATTTGGAATTAATGGTTGATATTTGTATTTTCAGGGTTATGACCCACTTGAAAAAGAGAAGTTTATTCCCAAGTATAAAAAGAAAGGTCgcagttctgctggtggtgtggAAAGGCGCAAGAAAAAAGTGGCACATGAGGACCAGAGGGTACACACAGTTGCATCCATTAGTATTCAGACGGTGACACAATTGTTACTTTTGAGTCTGTTATACAGCTCTGGTTCTTGTAAAGTTAATGTGGATTCTGTTTTTGGACCCTTTGAATATATATCTGTCCAAAACTGACATTGCACTGTTTGTCATCTGCTCCTCCCCCAGGATGTCATCAGGAGGACTGTAGAGGACAAAATGaaagctgaaaaagaaagaaagcagaagGAAATGAAGGCAGCATTGCTTTCCAGCCAGAAAGCTGCTCTGGACAGATTCAAAAAATAGAAGAGAAGGACTCTTTGTGTGGCAAGAACCCCGTGACATTCAGTGGGAAAGCCCCAACCCCCACCAGTACTACACAAATGGATGATCAACAAAAATGGACAGGAAAAAGACTCACTTTGGTCACAAGTTAAAATCAGATCTTCTCTTTATTGAAATCACATTCTGGTTCAAcaagcaacattttttttaaatataaaacaagtaTTAAAAAACTAAAAGGCATTCTGTCCAGCCTCACTTAATGTTCTTACaatcaataaaaatacaaaagccTTTGAGATTCCCAGGTAAGTAAATGTTTTTGTAGATCCCAAATCTTGGCCTGAATTGTTTGGAATTACTATTTGGATTAAAGAATCTGTAGCTTTTTGAAGCCAAATTCCTCCTGGGATATTTAAAtgcagaatgaatgtgtgtgcatATGATGGAGAAAGATTGACACGTCATTGgaatttagctttatttataaagcacatttaaaacatATAGGTCACCCAAACTACTTTACAATAACACACAATGAAATTCTATAAAGTCACAacttaaacacaacaaaaaaacaactgggCCCATATTCACAAAAAATCTCAAAACTAAAAGTACCTCTGAGTGATGTTCTGAGAATTCCTCCAATCTTAAGACTTCTTTGAATTTTCCCTTGGGAGATAAATATTATTTTCAAAGCATTCTGGGCCTTGAAAGAGCACCTACAGTGGAAAAACAGTATTTTAAGCAGAAAAGATGGTGGCATGACAGAGGAAGGAGATATTTTCTCCGTATACTGAATAATTGGATGCTATCGGCATGATGGTGACAGATGGTGTTtgtggtggggtttttttctcttttttttggtagAAAGGCCAGGCACAATAAACTTCAGCACACACCTTTGCGATTAGCTCTATTtgtctttggattttgtttgtATTGGAAATct is part of the Takifugu flavidus isolate HTHZ2018 chromosome 8, ASM371156v2, whole genome shotgun sequence genome and encodes:
- the wdr46 gene encoding WD repeat-containing protein 46; this encodes MALARYLRKADEEDNCRHVVCKTFASKMASAGDATPKSPHVEKKKPPVRYWQEAAKDATNENNAEKDQNESKQMPSKKLARQTKKKTQSAKKKTQSAKKRKQEMEQPDEKTFISGKVDPFPGPAPIPQDRMQKFRRKDKIEKPGRKRPKLNKMLTHSEEASEMAQTQAARFDLLLPEEAGFLEGDEGEDTCLISQEDIADAVDITSGAKYFNLKLSQFGPYRVDYSKTGRHLVLGGKRGHVACIDWHSKDLMCEINVMETVNDVKWLHSEAMYAVAQKKWLYIYDSKGIELHCIRKFNDVLRMQFLPYHFLLATASATSFLQYLDVSVGKEVAAICTKTGRLDVMCQNPHNAIIHLGHHNGTVTLWSPNQKEALVKMLCHQGAVRSVAVDKAGTYMVTSGMDKKLKVYDIRTFKPLNSYFIPAGASCLSLSQRGLLSAATGDVVQVYKDVWNSPVTKPYMAHRVRGTVWGLQFCPFEDVLGVGHGDGFTSMLVPGAGEPNFDGLDANPYRSVKQRQEWEVKALLEKIQPELISLNPIELGQVDRATFQQRHQDRVQALGYDPLEKEKFIPKYKKKGRSSAGGVERRKKKVAHEDQRDVIRRTVEDKMKAEKERKQKEMKAALLSSQKAALDRFKK